One Rickettsia prowazekii str. Breinl genomic region harbors:
- a CDS encoding valine--tRNA ligase: MKEFPKHYNFTENEKKWQNIWQELQIYAYDPNISKAEIYIVDTPPPTVSGQLHIGHIYSYTQTDFIVRFQRMIGKNIFYPIGFDDNGLPTERLVEKQKQIKAYNMERDEFIKICLEVVKNEEAKFRSLFKQIALSVDWSLEYQTISPLSRKISQMSFLDLLHKGEVYRANQPILWDTVDGTALAQADIEDKQKISSMNYITFKTEQGDQLTIATTRPELLPACVAVFYHPDDVRYKHLADKSAITPLFNEKVPILADPLVQQDKGTGLVMCCTFGDQTDITWWKSHNLPLKTIITKKGTINFPHKLDIDGLTIKEARTKIIDILKEQSLLTKQEEIIQTVKCAERSGAPLEILTVTQWFIKTITHKEALLKRTNELNWYPKNMKMRLENWINSLSWDWCISRQRYFGVPFPIWYSKRIGEEGKILYADISQLPVDPLKDLPIGYSKEEVDPDLDVMDTWATSSVSPQLSTYGISEDLAINKVRHDKLFPMDLRPQAHEIIRTWAFYTILKSHLHQNILPWKNIMVSGWCLAEDRSKMSKSKGNVLVPEKLLARYGADVIRYWSANSKLGADTAYSEDVMKNGKRLVNKLWNAAKFVSIHFDKLTSEDKKVSLFDIKEKITNEFDQWMINKLVALVKLATNALQNYEYANAIYLTEKFFWSIFCDNYLEISKTRSYDEANKNPQGQYSSILTLYHIMQTLLKLFAPFMPHITEELYQILYNKNSIHMQGNWINYGDLNYEIDVQGPEGLLEILDIVRKFKAEYNLSIKAPIKLLEVSGIVLSTELVEDLKNVTSAEEIQFKAKDDQIKVNIKLFV, encoded by the coding sequence ATGAAAGAATTTCCAAAGCATTACAATTTTACCGAAAATGAGAAAAAGTGGCAGAACATTTGGCAAGAGCTACAAATTTATGCGTATGATCCAAATATTTCAAAAGCAGAAATCTACATAGTGGATACGCCACCACCTACTGTGTCAGGGCAATTACATATTGGGCATATTTATAGCTATACGCAAACAGATTTTATTGTACGTTTTCAACGTATGATAGGTAAAAATATCTTTTATCCTATTGGTTTTGACGATAATGGACTACCAACCGAGAGACTTGTTGAAAAGCAGAAGCAGATTAAAGCTTATAATATGGAGAGAGATGAGTTTATAAAAATTTGCCTGGAAGTTGTAAAGAATGAAGAAGCAAAATTTAGAAGTTTATTCAAACAAATAGCTTTATCTGTTGATTGGAGTTTAGAGTACCAAACTATCAGTCCATTATCACGGAAAATATCACAAATGTCTTTTCTTGATTTACTACATAAAGGAGAAGTTTATCGTGCTAATCAACCAATTTTATGGGATACTGTAGATGGTACTGCTCTTGCTCAAGCAGATATTGAAGATAAGCAGAAAATCTCTTCTATGAATTATATTACATTTAAAACCGAGCAAGGAGACCAGCTTACTATAGCCACTACAAGACCTGAGTTATTACCAGCGTGCGTAGCGGTATTTTATCACCCTGACGATGTGCGTTATAAGCATCTAGCAGATAAATCAGCTATAACGCCACTCTTTAATGAGAAAGTTCCAATCCTAGCTGATCCTTTAGTACAACAAGATAAAGGTACAGGACTGGTAATGTGTTGTACATTTGGTGATCAAACAGATATTACATGGTGGAAGTCACATAATCTACCATTAAAAACCATTATCACTAAAAAAGGGACTATAAATTTCCCTCATAAACTTGATATAGATGGCTTAACAATTAAAGAAGCACGTACAAAAATAATAGATATTTTAAAAGAACAGAGTTTACTTACTAAACAAGAAGAAATTATACAAACCGTAAAATGTGCCGAGAGATCAGGTGCTCCTCTTGAGATATTAACCGTCACACAATGGTTTATTAAAACGATAACTCATAAAGAAGCATTACTTAAAAGAACAAACGAACTAAACTGGTATCCTAAAAATATGAAAATGCGCTTAGAGAATTGGATTAATTCTCTAAGCTGGGATTGGTGCATCAGTCGACAACGTTATTTTGGTGTACCGTTTCCTATTTGGTACTCTAAAAGGATTGGCGAAGAAGGTAAAATTTTATATGCTGATATCTCACAACTACCTGTTGACCCACTAAAAGATTTACCTATAGGTTATAGTAAGGAGGAAGTCGATCCTGACTTAGATGTTATGGATACTTGGGCGACAAGTTCTGTTTCACCTCAACTTTCTACCTATGGCATCTCTGAAGATTTAGCAATTAATAAAGTAAGACACGATAAATTATTTCCGATGGATTTAAGACCACAAGCACATGAAATTATTAGGACTTGGGCATTTTATACAATCCTGAAATCGCATTTGCATCAAAATATTTTACCATGGAAAAATATCATGGTAAGCGGTTGGTGTTTAGCTGAAGATCGCAGTAAAATGTCAAAATCGAAGGGCAATGTTTTAGTCCCTGAAAAATTGCTAGCACGATATGGTGCTGACGTAATACGTTATTGGTCAGCAAATTCAAAACTTGGAGCTGACACTGCTTACTCAGAAGACGTAATGAAAAATGGGAAAAGACTTGTAAACAAGCTATGGAATGCTGCTAAATTTGTTTCTATACATTTTGATAAACTTACAAGTGAAGATAAAAAAGTGAGTTTGTTTGATATAAAAGAGAAAATTACTAACGAATTTGATCAATGGATGATTAATAAGCTAGTAGCACTAGTTAAACTAGCTACAAATGCACTACAAAATTACGAATATGCAAACGCTATTTATCTAACAGAAAAATTCTTTTGGTCTATATTTTGTGATAATTATTTAGAAATAAGCAAAACAAGAAGCTATGACGAGGCGAACAAAAACCCACAAGGACAATATAGTAGCATATTAACTTTATATCATATTATGCAAACCTTACTGAAACTATTTGCTCCTTTCATGCCTCATATTACCGAAGAACTATATCAAATATTATATAACAAAAATTCTATTCACATGCAAGGTAACTGGATTAATTATGGTGACTTAAACTATGAAATCGATGTACAAGGACCAGAAGGACTGCTTGAAATACTAGATATCGTCAGAAAATTTAAAGCTGAGTATAATCTATCTATAAAAGCACCAATAAAATTGCTTGAAGTTAGTGGCATAGTATTATCTACAGAATTAGTAGAAGATTTAAAAAACGTCACATCAGCAGAAGAAATACAATTTAAGGCAAAAGATGATCAAATTAAAGTCAATATTAAACTTTTTGTATAA
- a CDS encoding MFS transporter: MSNSLSKRDFSIIIGNAMDHFDTALYGFLAPLLASFFYPNHDKVVALILTYSVLATSLFTRPIGSYFFGVIAKKYGSIFALSHSLIGIAYTTVLIGLIPSHAQIGWFAPLLLVVLRILQGIYSEGECAIAQLVILENKEEKNAFKASYLYQTSTMLGIILASFISSIVLNLEYNEYWRLCFIFGGLTGFIGAFLRKSETMVFNDLVTEPSKSLNNLDLVIKQRDNIMVMCTFAEMKFLNDLTTIWNNKLSILRISVAVGFSYMSYSVPFVFMNSFIPLITNISIAKMMEFNTEFLIFDMVMIPIIGHLTKKLNYHKILNGTLIIMSLSIIPLWLFLNNASIWYVHFVRIWIIILGVSFLAPLNCWLNNLFKTNDKYMLVGIGSSIGASLIGRLTSSICLMLWHITNNSLSIGIYIAIVSMITLCAVKRVVTTSCMTKQ; encoded by the coding sequence ATGAGCAATTCGTTAAGCAAAAGGGATTTTTCCATCATAATCGGTAATGCTATGGATCATTTCGATACTGCACTTTATGGATTTCTAGCACCACTACTTGCAAGTTTTTTTTACCCGAATCATGATAAAGTTGTGGCCTTAATTCTTACCTATAGTGTACTTGCTACGTCTTTATTTACACGGCCTATAGGTTCTTATTTCTTTGGCGTTATTGCTAAAAAATATGGAAGTATTTTTGCTTTATCTCATTCATTAATCGGAATTGCGTACACTACTGTTTTGATAGGCTTAATACCATCTCATGCACAAATAGGATGGTTTGCTCCGCTATTATTAGTAGTGCTTAGAATATTACAAGGAATATATTCTGAAGGCGAATGCGCAATTGCTCAATTAGTTATTTTAGAGAATAAAGAAGAAAAAAATGCGTTTAAAGCTTCATACCTTTATCAAACCTCAACTATGTTAGGTATTATTCTTGCTTCATTTATCAGTAGCATAGTTTTAAATCTGGAATATAATGAATATTGGAGATTATGTTTTATATTCGGCGGTCTTACAGGATTTATAGGTGCTTTTCTAAGAAAGAGTGAGACAATGGTATTCAACGACTTGGTTACAGAACCTAGCAAATCACTCAATAATCTAGATCTCGTGATCAAACAACGTGATAATATTATGGTAATGTGTACTTTTGCAGAAATGAAATTTTTAAATGATCTAACTACAATTTGGAACAACAAACTAAGTATCTTACGTATTAGTGTTGCTGTAGGGTTCTCATATATGAGCTACAGCGTACCTTTCGTTTTTATGAATAGTTTTATTCCACTTATTACAAATATATCTATTGCAAAAATGATGGAATTTAATACTGAATTTCTGATTTTTGATATGGTTATGATTCCAATAATAGGTCATCTCACAAAAAAATTAAATTATCATAAAATACTAAATGGTACTCTTATTATAATGAGTTTAAGCATAATTCCTTTATGGTTATTCTTGAATAATGCATCTATATGGTACGTTCATTTTGTACGTATTTGGATTATAATACTTGGTGTCAGCTTCTTAGCGCCTTTAAACTGCTGGCTCAATAATCTATTTAAAACTAACGACAAATACATGTTAGTAGGTATCGGAAGCAGTATCGGTGCTTCACTAATAGGACGCCTTACATCATCAATTTGCCTAATGCTATGGCATATAACCAACAATTCCTTATCAATTGGAATTTATATAGCGATAGTCTCAATGATAACCTTATGTGCAGTTAAAAGAGTAGTTACAACATCCTGCATGACAAAGCAATAA
- the tmk gene encoding dTMP kinase, with product MNKLTQGKFITFEGVDGIGKSTQSKMLYEYLKSQKIPVILTREVGGTTVAEKMREILVNEELLPMSELLQAMAARYDHMARKIIPALKDGYIVICDRFIDSTACYQGLELENGIDLVYSLHKTLMPSLMPDITFFIDVEPHTAIKRVNARNMSNKFDIRSIDFYKKIYTCFKELSNRFPERIKTIKASHLSPLEVHELIQKHL from the coding sequence ATGAACAAATTAACACAAGGCAAGTTTATTACCTTTGAGGGAGTGGATGGGATAGGCAAATCTACCCAATCTAAAATGCTCTATGAATATTTAAAATCTCAAAAAATTCCTGTTATTTTAACTCGTGAAGTTGGTGGTACTACTGTTGCTGAAAAAATGCGTGAAATTTTAGTGAATGAGGAATTATTACCGATGTCTGAGTTATTACAAGCTATGGCAGCACGTTATGATCATATGGCACGTAAGATTATTCCTGCACTAAAAGATGGATATATAGTAATATGTGATAGGTTTATTGATTCAACTGCATGTTATCAAGGATTAGAGCTAGAAAATGGTATAGATTTAGTGTATAGTTTGCACAAAACTTTGATGCCTTCTCTTATGCCAGATATTACGTTTTTTATTGATGTAGAACCGCATACTGCTATTAAGAGAGTGAATGCACGGAATATGAGTAATAAATTTGATATAAGAAGTATAGATTTTTATAAAAAAATCTATACTTGCTTTAAAGAATTAAGTAATAGATTTCCTGAGAGAATTAAAACAATTAAAGCTTCACATTTAAGCCCACTTGAAGTACATGAGTTAATACAAAAGCATTTATGA
- the ubiA gene encoding 4-hydroxybenzoate octaprenyltransferase, with amino-acid sequence MLMLNKLLIIFKLMRADKPVAYLLDFFPALFGLLLANPSNMELAYLLPLFIFGSITARSSGCIINDIFDRKFDKYVERTKKRPLASGAVSVFYAIFILLILSIISLSILLLLNKTAIYTGFFAVIMIILYPLMKRITYFPQIFLGFTFKLGVLVAYGAVQDKLDTEAIIMYLACCFWAIGYDTIYGYMDIKDDKKIGVKSLSIYLENKNPKFWLYICYIGFILLFILATKIANFNIDYLPVLAALILLILQIATLDIKNPVNCIKRFSANNYVGVLLIMAFC; translated from the coding sequence ATGTTAATGCTAAATAAACTTTTAATTATCTTTAAATTAATGCGTGCAGATAAGCCGGTAGCTTATTTGCTAGATTTTTTTCCTGCTTTATTTGGATTATTGCTGGCAAATCCTTCTAACATGGAATTAGCTTATTTATTACCGTTATTTATTTTCGGTAGTATAACAGCTAGAAGTAGCGGATGTATTATTAACGATATATTTGATCGAAAATTTGATAAGTATGTTGAGAGGACTAAAAAACGACCTTTGGCCAGTGGTGCTGTATCTGTATTTTATGCTATTTTTATACTATTGATTCTTAGTATTATCTCGCTTAGTATTTTGCTACTTTTAAACAAAACAGCCATATATACTGGATTCTTTGCAGTAATAATGATTATTCTATACCCATTAATGAAACGTATTACTTACTTCCCGCAAATCTTTCTAGGTTTTACATTTAAACTAGGAGTATTAGTAGCTTATGGAGCAGTGCAGGATAAACTTGATACAGAAGCAATTATTATGTATTTAGCATGTTGCTTTTGGGCGATTGGATATGATACGATTTACGGATATATGGATATAAAAGATGATAAGAAAATAGGAGTAAAATCTTTAAGCATATATTTAGAGAATAAGAATCCTAAGTTTTGGCTTTATATATGTTATATAGGTTTTATATTGTTATTTATTCTAGCAACAAAAATTGCTAATTTTAATATCGATTATTTACCTGTTTTAGCTGCTTTAATTTTACTAATATTGCAAATAGCAACTCTTGATATCAAAAATCCTGTGAATTGTATAAAAAGATTTAGCGCTAATAATTATGTAGGTGTCCTTTTAATTATGGCGTTTTGTTAA
- a CDS encoding LicD family protein translates to MKLNTVLSFKNIIGLMLIIFAGILFYAYILQHEWQYVTLSDEQVKKYRISPKNALSLYQLMKDTHELLTKNNIKYWIESGTLLGAVRHQGIIPFDDDLDIGIMHEDEIHLQQILPQFEQLGYTVSYERAYNICKKTCLDIFIVHKEKIKFIYTNIMLRDKYPEHFFYDHELYPLKKYKFGSIEVYGPSDPISNLNRQYPEWDKYAIIYSPHSLHLPFLSNIEKKTKFILTPELLKPAQPLGPLEDHVNIVNSAKFIRIYKDIDDH, encoded by the coding sequence ATGAAATTAAATACGGTATTATCATTTAAAAACATTATAGGCTTAATGTTAATTATATTTGCAGGTATATTATTTTATGCTTATATATTACAACATGAATGGCAATATGTAACCTTAAGTGATGAACAAGTAAAAAAATATAGGATTAGTCCAAAAAATGCACTGAGCCTTTATCAGCTCATGAAAGATACTCATGAGTTACTAACTAAAAATAATATTAAGTATTGGATAGAAAGTGGCACTCTGCTTGGAGCTGTTAGACACCAAGGCATCATTCCTTTTGATGATGATTTAGATATCGGGATTATGCATGAAGACGAAATACATTTACAACAAATATTACCACAATTTGAGCAACTCGGCTATACTGTTTCCTATGAGAGAGCTTATAATATATGCAAAAAAACTTGTTTAGATATTTTTATTGTCCATAAAGAAAAAATCAAATTTATATATACTAATATAATGCTTCGAGATAAGTATCCGGAACATTTCTTTTATGATCATGAATTATATCCTTTAAAAAAATATAAATTTGGTAGTATAGAAGTCTATGGTCCATCTGATCCTATAAGCAATTTAAATAGACAATATCCAGAATGGGATAAATATGCAATAATATACAGTCCTCATAGTTTACATCTACCTTTTTTATCAAATATTGAAAAAAAGACTAAATTTATACTTACTCCAGAATTGTTAAAGCCAGCTCAACCGCTTGGACCTTTAGAAGATCATGTGAATATAGTGAATTCAGCTAAATTTATTCGTATTTACAAGGATATAGATGATCATTAA
- a CDS encoding LicD family protein, with product MLIIFAGILFYAYILQHEWQYVTLSDEQVKKYRISPKNALSLYQLMKDTHELLTKNNIKYWIESGTLLGAVRHQGIIPFDDDLDIGIMHEDEIHLQQILPQFEQLGYRVKHNKIYVICGERCLDIFLFHKEKDKFIHVIYDKYPNDFFYDHELYPLKKYKFGSIEVYGPSDPIGNLNRQYPEWDKYAIIYSPHSLHLPFLSNIEKKTKFILTPELLKPAQPLGPLEDRVNLF from the coding sequence ATGTTAATTATATTTGCAGGTATATTATTTTATGCTTATATATTACAACATGAATGGCAATATGTAACCTTAAGTGATGAACAAGTAAAAAAATATAGGATTAGTCCAAAAAATGCACTGAGCCTTTATCAGCTCATGAAAGATACTCATGAGTTACTAACTAAAAATAATATTAAGTATTGGATAGAAAGTGGCACTCTGCTTGGAGCTGTTAGACACCAAGGCATCATTCCTTTTGATGATGATTTAGATATCGGGATTATGCATGAAGACGAAATACATTTACAACAAATATTACCACAATTTGAGCAATTAGGATATCGTGTCAAACATAATAAAATCTATGTAATTTGTGGAGAAAGATGCTTAGATATTTTTTTATTTCATAAGGAAAAGGATAAATTTATTCATGTTATATATGATAAATATCCAAATGACTTTTTTTATGATCATGAATTATATCCTTTAAAAAAATATAAATTTGGTAGTATAGAAGTCTATGGTCCATCTGATCCTATAGGCAATTTAAATAGACAATATCCAGAATGGGATAAATATGCAATAATATACAGTCCTCATAGTTTACATCTACCTTTTTTATCAAATATTGAAAAAAAGACTAAATTTATACTTACTCCAGAATTGTTAAAGCCAGCTCAACCGCTTGGACCTTTAGAAGACAGAGTAAATCTTTTTTGA
- a CDS encoding TatD family hydrolase: MLIDSHCHLNLLTNFSSCGSITISSKNIKTTNSSCFFDTKMYDTVFLDSFIQRALENNVQYIQTICTKLEDLPIVLKIAEQYKNVFASVGVHPCEVNDKKRLITDLEIIELTNHQKIIGIGETGLDYYHQPYNKKLQRDSFIAHISAASATNLPIIVHTREADEDTIDILTSAMHNSKFSGLIHCFASSKNLAAKMLDIGLYISVSGIITFKNATNLQEIVKYIPLDRLLIETDSPYLAPTPMRGKQNEPAFVRYVAEKVAELKNITSQEVENVTTHNFKILFSKFEKQVSLI, encoded by the coding sequence ATGTTAATAGATTCACATTGTCATCTTAATTTACTTACTAATTTTTCATCCTGTGGTTCGATCACAATATCTAGTAAAAATATTAAAACAACTAATTCTAGTTGTTTTTTTGATACTAAAATGTATGATACGGTGTTTTTAGATTCTTTCATTCAAAGAGCATTAGAAAATAATGTACAATATATACAAACTATCTGCACTAAGCTTGAAGATTTACCTATTGTTTTAAAAATAGCTGAACAATATAAAAATGTTTTTGCAAGTGTTGGTGTGCATCCATGTGAGGTTAATGACAAGAAAAGACTAATTACGGATTTAGAAATAATAGAGCTTACCAACCATCAGAAAATTATCGGTATAGGGGAAACAGGACTTGATTATTATCACCAGCCTTATAATAAAAAATTACAACGAGATTCATTTATAGCACATATAAGTGCAGCATCAGCTACTAATCTACCTATTATTGTTCATACAAGAGAAGCAGATGAAGATACTATTGATATTTTAACATCAGCAATGCATAATAGCAAATTTTCAGGTTTAATACATTGCTTCGCCTCTTCAAAGAATCTAGCGGCAAAAATGTTAGATATAGGTTTATATATTTCAGTGTCAGGGATTATAACTTTTAAGAATGCAACAAATTTGCAAGAGATAGTTAAATATATACCACTTGATAGGTTATTAATAGAAACAGATTCTCCTTACTTAGCTCCTACTCCTATGCGCGGCAAACAAAATGAACCAGCATTTGTTAGATATGTTGCCGAGAAAGTTGCCGAACTCAAAAATATTACTTCACAAGAAGTAGAAAATGTTACTACTCATAACTTCAAAATATTATTTTCAAAATTTGAAAAGCAGGTTAGTTTAATTTAA
- the metG gene encoding methionine--tRNA ligase, which translates to MKNTYYITTPIYYVNDVAHIGHAYTSVASDVIARFMRFCGKDVMFLTGTDEHGQKVEKAAINQNIDPQTFTDKTSQNFRDLMVAMNISNDDFIRTTENRHKKAVAVFWKKLLDNGAIYEGFYEGWYSVRDEAFYDESEINEDKLAPTGAPVEWVKEPSYFFNLAKWQDKLLEFYELNPDFVRPISRRNEVISFIKSGLKDLSISRTTFHWGIKVPNNRKHVIYVWLDALVNYISALGYPDKQSNYAKFWPANLQIVGKDILRFHAVYWPAFLMAAEIPLPKAIMVHGWWTNEGQKISKSLGNTIDPITLIDEFGVDQVRYFLMREVIFGADANFARNNLITRINSELSNKIGNLLHRIVSFVYKNNDAKVPLIKSGVIDKIYELPILKTAIKFAQENILLMDKTEINKILENIINLAEDANIYITNEAPWNLKTTDPDKMLEVLYSLLEVLRYIAIMLQPFVPNSANKMLDQLGVSKEERLFKHLVRDHALKAGSNILEPSIIFPKFN; encoded by the coding sequence ATGAAAAATACTTACTATATTACTACCCCTATATATTATGTTAATGATGTTGCCCATATCGGTCACGCTTATACTAGTGTTGCAAGTGATGTTATTGCCCGTTTTATGCGTTTTTGCGGTAAGGATGTAATGTTTCTAACAGGTACTGATGAACATGGACAAAAAGTAGAAAAAGCAGCTATTAATCAAAATATTGATCCTCAAACATTTACTGATAAGACGTCACAAAATTTTCGTGATCTTATGGTTGCAATGAATATTTCTAATGATGATTTTATTAGAACAACTGAAAATAGACACAAAAAAGCTGTAGCCGTTTTTTGGAAGAAATTACTAGATAATGGTGCAATCTATGAAGGATTTTATGAGGGTTGGTATTCAGTGCGTGATGAGGCTTTTTATGATGAATCAGAGATAAATGAAGATAAATTAGCACCAACTGGAGCGCCTGTTGAATGGGTTAAAGAACCAAGCTATTTCTTTAATCTTGCAAAATGGCAAGATAAATTACTTGAGTTTTATGAGCTAAACCCTGATTTTGTCAGACCAATATCAAGGCGTAATGAAGTAATTAGCTTTATTAAATCAGGTCTAAAAGATTTATCCATATCACGCACTACTTTTCATTGGGGAATCAAAGTACCAAATAATAGAAAACATGTAATTTATGTTTGGCTAGATGCACTTGTTAATTATATTTCAGCACTTGGTTATCCTGATAAACAAAGTAATTATGCCAAGTTTTGGCCTGCTAATTTACAAATAGTAGGTAAGGATATATTGCGTTTTCATGCTGTATATTGGCCTGCTTTCTTAATGGCTGCGGAAATTCCACTGCCAAAGGCAATTATGGTACATGGTTGGTGGACTAATGAGGGACAGAAGATTTCTAAATCTCTGGGTAATACCATTGATCCGATTACATTAATCGATGAATTTGGTGTTGATCAGGTTAGGTATTTTCTTATGCGTGAAGTCATTTTTGGGGCAGATGCTAATTTTGCTCGTAATAATTTAATTACACGTATTAATAGTGAACTTTCAAATAAAATAGGTAATTTATTACATCGTATTGTATCTTTTGTTTATAAGAATAATGATGCTAAAGTTCCTTTGATTAAGTCAGGTGTTATAGATAAAATATATGAGCTCCCGATTTTAAAAACCGCAATTAAATTTGCTCAAGAGAATATTTTATTGATGGATAAAACAGAGATTAATAAAATTCTTGAAAATATTATTAATTTGGCTGAAGATGCAAATATCTATATTACTAATGAAGCGCCTTGGAATTTAAAAACAACTGATCCTGATAAGATGTTAGAGGTGTTATATTCTCTGTTAGAAGTACTACGTTATATTGCAATAATGCTTCAGCCTTTTGTACCAAATTCAGCAAATAAAATGTTAGATCAGTTAGGAGTATCTAAAGAAGAGAGATTATTTAAACATCTAGTACGTGATCATGCTTTAAAAGCAGGTAGTAATATTTTAGAGCCTAGTATAATTTTTCCAAAGTTTAACTAG
- a CDS encoding polyhydroxyalkanoate depolymerase has translation MMHCDLSTNYTYYILEWLRAQIAPMHLGIKILKELYEHEPLEDNGFARIIHAYLTLCERMTRKYTKPEFNILETIINDKTYNINEQVIFKKPFCELRHFQKIGFKKELPKLLIVAPMAGHHATLLRSTVHALLPYTDIYITDWTEANYVPLEAGHFDMDDYIDYLIEFINFMGQNIHTMAVCQPTVPLLAAISLMSENNSPNVPSSMILIGGPIDARKNPTVVNEFALSKSLEWFCEMLTMQVPPNYPGYGRKVYPGFLQLTGFISLNLLRHIDSHLELWQSLLNSDYQKADYIIKFYDEYLSGMDMPAEFYLQTIDEVFQQFSLARGKFISEKRPIDLKHITKCALLGIEGELDDIAAVGQTKAALKLCVNISESMKRYHLQNGVGHYGVFSGSKFKQFIVPLIKEFIYDFDKTNVQKLKLK, from the coding sequence ATGATGCATTGTGATTTAAGTACTAATTATACATATTATATTTTAGAGTGGCTTAGAGCACAAATTGCTCCAATGCATTTAGGTATAAAAATTCTAAAAGAATTATATGAACATGAGCCTCTAGAAGATAACGGTTTTGCAAGAATTATACATGCGTATTTAACGCTTTGCGAACGCATGACTAGAAAATATACAAAACCTGAATTTAATATTCTTGAAACAATTATTAATGATAAAACTTATAATATTAATGAACAAGTTATTTTTAAGAAACCTTTTTGTGAACTAAGGCATTTTCAAAAAATAGGTTTTAAAAAAGAACTACCTAAATTATTAATAGTAGCACCTATGGCAGGACATCATGCTACTTTACTTAGATCAACAGTGCATGCATTATTACCGTATACTGATATTTATATTACAGATTGGACAGAAGCCAATTATGTACCGCTTGAAGCAGGGCATTTTGATATGGATGATTATATTGATTACCTAATTGAGTTTATAAATTTTATGGGACAGAATATTCACACTATGGCAGTTTGCCAACCTACTGTTCCATTGCTTGCTGCCATTAGTTTAATGTCAGAAAATAATAGTCCAAATGTGCCGAGTTCGATGATTTTGATTGGTGGTCCTATCGATGCTAGAAAAAATCCAACTGTAGTTAATGAATTCGCACTCAGTAAAAGTTTGGAATGGTTCTGTGAGATGCTTACAATGCAGGTGCCACCAAACTATCCCGGATATGGTAGAAAAGTATATCCAGGGTTCCTACAACTTACCGGATTTATAAGTTTAAACTTATTACGTCATATAGATTCACATTTAGAATTATGGCAAAGTTTATTAAATTCTGATTATCAAAAAGCTGATTATATTATTAAATTTTATGATGAGTATTTATCAGGTATGGATATGCCAGCAGAATTTTACTTACAAACTATAGATGAAGTATTTCAACAATTTTCATTAGCAAGAGGTAAATTTATTTCTGAGAAGCGTCCGATTGATTTAAAACATATTACTAAATGTGCTTTACTTGGTATTGAAGGAGAATTAGATGATATTGCGGCAGTAGGTCAAACAAAAGCTGCTTTAAAACTTTGTGTAAATATATCTGAATCAATGAAAAGATATCATTTACAAAACGGTGTAGGGCATTATGGAGTATTTAGTGGAAGTAAATTTAAACAGTTTATAGTACCGCTTATTAAAGAGTTTATCTATGATTTTGATAAAACTAATGTCCAAAAATTGAAACTTAAGTAA